In a single window of the Anaerocolumna cellulosilytica genome:
- the rsmG gene encoding 16S rRNA (guanine(527)-N(7))-methyltransferase RsmG, producing the protein MENINLLSELAEKIGVSLSEQQIKQFNRYYDMLIEKNKVMNLTAITDYEEVIYKHFIDSLSLIKVYDISQQKSVLDMGTGAGFPGIPLKIAFPSLSVTLLDSLNKRVVFLSDVIADLDLVNIRAVHGRAEDFGKNPDYRENFDLCVSRAVAKLTTLAEYCIPYIKKEGYFIPYKSGNIEGEVEEAKKAIKVLGGNLEKVAVFQLPETDIERSFVVIKKNNITPKRYPRTAGKPVKEPIN; encoded by the coding sequence ATGGAAAATATAAATTTATTGAGTGAATTAGCCGAAAAAATAGGTGTGAGTTTGTCCGAGCAGCAAATCAAGCAATTTAATAGATATTATGATATGTTAATTGAAAAAAATAAAGTTATGAATTTAACTGCAATAACTGATTATGAAGAAGTAATATATAAACATTTTATAGATAGTCTTTCTTTGATAAAGGTATATGATATATCTCAGCAAAAATCAGTTCTTGATATGGGCACCGGTGCAGGTTTCCCCGGTATACCTCTTAAAATTGCTTTTCCATCTCTTTCTGTTACACTCTTAGATTCCTTAAATAAAAGAGTAGTATTCTTAAGTGACGTTATCGCAGACCTTGATTTAGTGAATATTAGGGCAGTACATGGAAGGGCAGAGGATTTTGGGAAAAATCCGGATTATAGGGAGAATTTTGACCTATGTGTTTCCAGAGCGGTAGCGAAGTTAACAACATTAGCAGAGTATTGTATACCTTATATTAAAAAAGAAGGCTATTTTATACCTTATAAGTCAGGAAATATTGAAGGAGAAGTAGAAGAAGCAAAAAAAGCTATTAAAGTCCTAGGAGGAAATTTAGAAAAAGTAGCAGTTTTTCAATTACCAGAAACTGATATAGAACGTTCTTTTGTTGTGATTAAAAAAAATAATATTACACCGAAAAGATATCCAAGAACTGCTGGAAAGCCTGTAAAGGAACCAATTAATTAA
- a CDS encoding GNAT family N-acetyltransferase, with translation MIKGKVLVYGDDLSEVILIRKQVFSQEAKYCKTTIMDNDDEFAVHAVVYDVNKYTKPIGTGRLIYKEGQYILDNIMVIKEERNKKYGDFVIRLLVNKAFSSGAKEIILDSPKDLVLLFQKIGFKMVNETSNYVEKRNIKMKLLPENVYKECNNN, from the coding sequence ATGATAAAAGGAAAGGTACTAGTTTACGGGGATGATTTATCGGAAGTAATATTAATTAGAAAACAAGTTTTTAGTCAGGAAGCGAAGTATTGTAAAACAACAATAATGGATAATGATGATGAATTCGCAGTCCATGCGGTGGTCTATGATGTGAATAAATATACTAAACCGATTGGAACAGGAAGATTAATTTATAAAGAGGGGCAGTATATACTTGACAATATAATGGTAATAAAAGAAGAAAGAAATAAAAAATATGGAGATTTTGTTATCCGTTTACTAGTTAACAAAGCTTTTTCTTCAGGTGCTAAAGAAATTATTTTAGATTCTCCTAAAGATTTGGTATTGCTTTTTCAAAAAATTGGGTTTAAAATGGTTAATGAAACATCTAATTATGTCGAAAAAAGAAATATAAAGATGAAATTATTGCCGGAAAATGTCTATAAAGAGTGTAACAATAATTAA
- the mnmG gene encoding tRNA uridine-5-carboxymethylaminomethyl(34) synthesis enzyme MnmG, translated as MSYTYETYDIVVVGAGHAGCEAALACARLGLNTLVITISMDSIALMPCNPNIGGTSKGHLVKEIDALGGEMGINIDKTYLQSKMLNISKGPAVHSLRAQADKQEYSRTMRHILENTPGLTLKQGEVVDILTEKGKVVGIKTYSDAIYPCKAVVLCTGTYLNARCIYGEVSNYTGPNGLQAATHLTDSLKALGIQMYRFKTGTPARIDKRSIDFSKMEEQPGDEEVVPFSFTNTMEDIKKEQISCWLTYTNEETHEIIRNNIHRSPLYSGNIQGTGPRYCPSIEDKVVKFADKDRHQVFIEPEGNYTNEMYVGGMSSSLPEDVQYQMYRSVAGLENAKIVRNAYAIEYDCINPMQLEPSLEFKAVEGLFSGGQFNGSSGYEEAAAQGLIAGINASMKLMGREPLILDRAQAYIGVLIDDLVTKETHEPYRMMTSRAEYRLLLRQDNADLRLTKIGYEIGLISEERYQSLLNKEKEIQEEMDRVNKALIGATKEVQELMERNNSNLLKTGTTIGELIRRPELTYEVLESIDKSRKPLSKDVIEQVNINIKYDGYIQRQMRQVEQFKKLEGKIIPKDLDYNNVLSLRKEAKQKLMDIKPISVGQASRISGVSPADISVLLVYLEQLKRVNKNW; from the coding sequence ATGTCATATACTTATGAAACTTATGATATTGTGGTGGTTGGAGCAGGACATGCCGGTTGTGAAGCTGCACTTGCCTGCGCAAGATTAGGTTTAAATACATTAGTCATAACAATCAGTATGGATAGTATTGCATTAATGCCTTGTAATCCTAACATAGGAGGTACCTCTAAAGGTCATCTTGTAAAGGAGATAGATGCACTTGGCGGAGAAATGGGAATTAATATAGACAAGACATATTTACAGTCCAAGATGTTAAATATATCAAAAGGGCCAGCCGTTCACTCGCTAAGAGCGCAGGCGGATAAGCAAGAGTATAGTAGGACCATGCGTCATATTCTTGAAAACACCCCTGGATTAACATTAAAACAGGGTGAAGTTGTGGATATTCTTACAGAGAAGGGAAAGGTTGTGGGGATAAAAACTTACTCGGACGCTATATATCCTTGTAAGGCGGTTGTATTATGTACTGGGACATACCTAAATGCAAGGTGTATTTATGGAGAAGTTAGTAATTATACAGGTCCTAATGGTTTACAGGCAGCAACACATTTAACAGATTCTTTAAAAGCATTGGGAATTCAAATGTATCGATTTAAAACCGGTACGCCTGCGAGAATAGATAAACGCTCCATTGACTTTAGTAAGATGGAAGAACAACCAGGTGATGAAGAGGTTGTTCCGTTTTCATTTACAAATACTATGGAAGATATTAAGAAAGAACAAATATCGTGTTGGTTAACGTATACCAATGAAGAAACCCACGAGATTATCAGAAATAACATTCATCGTTCTCCGCTATATAGTGGAAACATTCAAGGAACCGGTCCAAGATATTGTCCTTCTATTGAAGATAAGGTAGTAAAATTCGCCGATAAGGATAGACATCAGGTTTTCATTGAACCTGAAGGAAACTACACCAATGAAATGTATGTAGGTGGTATGTCAAGCTCTTTGCCGGAGGATGTTCAGTATCAAATGTACCGCAGTGTTGCAGGTCTTGAAAATGCTAAGATTGTACGAAACGCTTATGCTATTGAATATGATTGTATCAACCCAATGCAATTAGAACCATCCCTTGAATTTAAAGCAGTAGAAGGGTTATTTAGTGGAGGACAGTTCAACGGAAGCTCCGGTTATGAAGAAGCAGCGGCGCAGGGGCTTATAGCAGGTATTAATGCAAGTATGAAACTTATGGGTAGAGAACCCTTGATTCTTGATAGAGCGCAGGCATATATAGGAGTTTTAATTGATGATCTTGTAACAAAGGAAACACATGAACCATATCGTATGATGACTTCCAGAGCTGAGTACAGGCTTTTGTTGCGTCAGGATAATGCAGATTTAAGATTAACCAAAATTGGTTATGAAATTGGATTAATCTCAGAAGAGAGATACCAGTCTTTGCTGAATAAAGAAAAAGAGATTCAGGAGGAAATGGACAGGGTTAACAAAGCTTTAATTGGTGCCACTAAGGAAGTACAGGAACTAATGGAGAGGAATAACAGCAATCTATTAAAAACAGGTACAACTATAGGAGAGTTAATAAGAAGGCCTGAATTAACTTATGAAGTCCTTGAAAGCATAGATAAGAGCAGAAAACCTCTATCAAAAGATGTAATTGAACAAGTTAATATTAATATTAAATATGATGGCTATATACAACGTCAAATGCGGCAAGTTGAGCAGTTCAAAAAATTAGAAGGAAAAATAATTCCAAAGGACTTAGACTACAACAACGTACTCAGTCTTCGTAAAGAAGCAAAACAGAAATTAATGGATATTAAACCTATCTCTGTGGGACAGGCGTCCAGAATATCAGGTGTTTCACCAGCGGATATATCAGTTTTGCTGGTGTACTTAGAACAACTAAAGCGAGTAAACAAAAACTGGTAA